Proteins co-encoded in one Rattus rattus isolate New Zealand chromosome 5, Rrattus_CSIRO_v1, whole genome shotgun sequence genomic window:
- the LOC116900417 gene encoding olfactory receptor 4P4-like, with product MGFGNLTEFIFLGLFHNENVKAMCAVLFLLCYLAILCGNLVVLITIRGSHLSEQPMYYFLSYLSFMDVCFTSTVAPKLIIDLFLQCNTISYNGCIAQLFYAHFFGATEVFILVAMAYDRYVAICKPLYYMITMNREVCYILVIASATGAFMHSLVHVFIIIRLPFCGTNEIDHYFCDIFPLLKLACTDTRLLVIVIITTTGVLSILTFVALVISYIIILSILRTRSSEGRRKALSTCGSHITVVFMFFLPLIFTYVPMGDSVGDDKVFALFYTMIAPLFNPLIYTLRNTDMKNAMRKVWCQDNLFERK from the coding sequence ATGGGATTTGGAAACCTTACAGAATTTATCTTTCTGGGACTTTTCCATAATGAGAATGTCAAAGCAATGTGTGCTGTGTTGTTCTTGCTTTGCTATCTTGCAATTCTCTGTGGAAACTTGGTTGTTCTTATTACTATCAGGGGCAGTCACCTTAGTGAGCAACCAATGTATTATTTTCTCAGCTACCTGTCTTTCATGGATGTGTGCTTCACTTCCACAGTGGCCCCTAAATTGATTATAGACTTATTTTTACAATGTAACACGATCTCCTACAATGGTTGCATAGCCCAGTTGTTTTATGCCCACTTCTTTGGTGCCACTGAGGTATTTATCTTGGTTGCCATGGCCTATGATCGTTATGTAGCCATTTGCAAACCCCTTTACTACATGATCACCATGAACAGAGAGGTATGCTACATCCTTGTAATAGCCTCAGCTACTGGTGCTTTTATGCACTCACTtgtacatgtatttattattatcagACTTCCTTTTTGTGGCACCAATGAAATAGACCACTATTTCTGTGACATATTCCCCCTTCTGAAACTGGCCTGCACTGACACAAGACTCCTGGTTATTGTAATCATTACCACTACAGGAGTGCTGTCTATTTTGACCTTTGTTGCCTTGGTCATTTCTTACATCATCATTTTGTCCATCTTGAGGACCAGGTCATCGGAAGGCCGTCGCAAAGCTCTTTCTACCTGTGGCTCACATATCACCGTAGTGTTCATGTTCTTCTTGCCACTCATCTTTACCTATGTCCCAATGGGTGATTCTGTTGGGGATGACAAGGTGTTTGCTCTGTTTTACACCATGATTGCACCATTGTTCAACCCTCTCATCTACACACTGAGGAATACAGACATGAAGAATGCCATGAGGAAGGTTTGGTGCCAAGACAACCTGTTTGAAAGAAAGTGA
- the LOC116900418 gene encoding olfactory receptor 4C16-like: MQLNINVTEIILLGLTQDPSRKNIVFAIFLFFYMGILLGNLLIIVTIKTSQALGSPMYFFLFYLSLSDTCFSTTVAPRTIVDSLLKEASISFTECIIQVFTFHFFGCLGIFILILMAVDRYVAICKPLHYMTIMSHRVCGVLVALAWVGSCVHSSVQIFLALSLPFCGPNVIDHNFCDLQPLLKLACSDTYMINLLLVSNSGAICTVSFLMLMVSYVIILHSLRNHSAEGRRKALSTCISHIIVVIIFFGPCIFIYTRPATTFPLDKMVSIFYSIGTPFLNPLIYTLRNAEVKNAMKKLWRRKVVSDDRK; this comes from the coding sequence ATGCAGCTGAATATCAATGTGACTGAGATCATTCTTCTTGGCTTGACACAGGATCCCAGTAGGAAGAACATAGTGTTTGctattttcctgttcttttataTGGGGATATTACTAGGTAATTTGCTTATCATTGTTACTATCAAGACAAGCCAGGCTCTTGGGAGTCCCATGTACTTCTTCTTGTTCTACTTATCCTTGTCTGACACTTGCTTCTCAACAACTGTAGCTCCTAGAACAATTGTGGATTCCCTGCTGAAGGAGGCTTCTATCTCTTTCACTGAGTGCATAATCCAAGTctttacatttcatttctttggctGTCTGGGGATCTTTATCCTCATCCTCATGGCTGtagaccgctatgtggccatctgtaagCCCCTACACTATATGACCATCATGAGCCACCGGGTCTGTGGGGTGTTGGTGGCCTTAGCCTGGGTGGGATCCTGTGTGCATTCTTCAGTGCAGATATTTCTGGCCTTGAGTTTGCCCTTCTGTGGTCCCAATGTGATTGATCACAATTTTTGTGATTTGCAGCCACTATTGAAACTTGCCTGTTCAGATACATACATGATCAACCTGCTTCTGGTATCCAACAGTGGAGCCATTTGTACAGTGAGTTTCCTCATGCTGATGGTCTCCTATGTCATTATTCTTCATTCCCTAAGAAACCACAGtgctgaggggaggaggaaagcccTATCCACCTGCATATCCCACATTATTGTGGTTATCATTTTCTTTGGACCATGCATCTTTATATACACACGTCCTGCAACAACATTTCCTTTGGACAAAATGGTATCTATATTTTACTCAATTGGAACACCTTTTCTCAATCCTCTGATTTACACACTGAGAAATGCAGAGGTGAAAAATGCAATGAAGAAATTATGGAGAAGGAAAGTGGTCTCAGATGATAGAAAGTAA